One genomic window of Channa argus isolate prfri chromosome 5, Channa argus male v1.0, whole genome shotgun sequence includes the following:
- the il10 gene encoding interleukin-10 encodes MTPRFLLLWVLVLVSFFSNAWCSPMCNNQCCQFVEGFPVRLRKLRQDYSQIRDFYEANNDLDTALLDQTVDDSFKSPFACQAMNSLLDFYLNTVLPTAMSEVTEDNKDLKPHVESIQQIFDELKRDVIKCRNFFSCKKQFDIKTLSSTYTQMESKGLYKAMGELDVLFNYIETYLASKRQRNQVAHS; translated from the exons ATGACTCCTCGATTTCTCCTCCTGTGGGTCCTGGTACTTGTGTCCTTCTTCAGCAATGCCTGGTGCAGTCCCATGTGCAACAACCAGTGCTGCCAATTTGTGGAGGGCTTCCCTGTCAGACTCAGGAAGCTCAGACAGGATTATTCCCAGATCAGAGACTTTTAT GAAGCAAACAATGATTTGGACACAGCGCTGCTAGACCAGACCGTCGATGACTCATTTAAA AGTCCGTTTGCCTGCCAGGCTATGAACAGCTTATTGGACTTTTACCTGAACACGGTGCTGCCCACAGCCATGTCCGAAGTAACGGAGGACAACAAGGACCTAAAGCCTCACGTGGAGTCCATACAGCAGATTTTCGACGAGCTCAAACGTGATGTCATCAAATGT AGAAACTTCTTCTCCTGCAAGAAACAGTTTGACATCAAAACCCTAAGCTCTACTTACACTCAG ATGGAGAGCAAAGGTCTGTATAAAGCCATGGGCGAACTGGATGTGCTTTTTAACTACATTGAGACATATCTGGCCTCTAAACGACAGAGAAACCAAGTGGCCCACTCTTGA